In Clarias gariepinus isolate MV-2021 ecotype Netherlands chromosome 1, CGAR_prim_01v2, whole genome shotgun sequence, one DNA window encodes the following:
- the scrib gene encoding protein scribble homolog isoform X13 — MLKCIPLWRCNRHVESVDKRHCSLHAVPDEIYRYTRSLEELLLDANQLRELPKPFFRLLNLRKLGLSDNEIQRLPPEVANFMQLVELDISRNDIPEIPETIKFCKALEIADFSGNPLSRLPDGFTQLRALAHLALNDVSLQSLPNDIGNLANLVTLELRENLLKSLPTSLSFLVKLEQLDLGSNQLEVLPDALGALPNLRELWLDRNQLSSLPSDLGGLRRLVCLDVSENRLTELPSEISGLIALTDLLLSQNHLEAMPDSIGSLKQLSIFKVDQNRMVRLTDSIGECENLTELMLTENLLQSLPSSLGKLKKLTNLNVDRNRLSSVPSELGGCASLSVLSLRDNRVGKLPAELANATELHVLDVAGNRLQNLPFSLANLNLKAMWLAENQSQPMLKFQTEDDERTGEKVLTCYLLPQQPSSSLENLLQSSVDESWPTDTNLNRVSVIQFQDQTKPDEEDDETAAERRQGLQRRATPHPSELKVMKNVIEARRNEAYTAKPDEDLDSPGTEEKRMSGLSNQSHDSQVSNSTASANSHEEARKVNGIEAEHVGRHEHEQEDEDDEAEYTEPTVHFAEEPIIRGGDEDDDDENDDDEDGERSDDEARSAPFPAEKQRLIRKDTPHYKKHFKITKLPKPEAVAALLEGFSSDAQTSASRIPTDEKDGGGDEEEDDDEEEEGTSVNTPLLRRLEAAEQEDSRLSQVNSSLQPVKGVSFDQVNNLLIEPARIEEEELVLSILRQTGGLGISIAGGKGSTPYKGDDEGIFISRVSEEGPAARAGVKVGDKLLEVNDVDLQGAEHHTAVEALRSSGAAVTMIVLRERMVEPENPITTTPLRPEDDYFPRERRSTGLPFNLEPGSTAINTGPCQRLATCLIRNDKGLGFSIAGGKGSTPYRTGDVGIFISRIAEGGAAHRDNILHVGDRVISINGVDMTEARHDQAVALLTGTSPTISLLVEREQASTGGSPGRARSHSPPPPEPSDSPEQDETGDERLGNHLSCPMEDEYPIEEVMLVKTGGPLGLSIVGGSDHASHPFGISEPGVFISKVIPHGLACQSGLRVGDRILEVNSIDLRHATHQEAVKALLSNNKEIRMLVRRDPSPPGMQDIMICKQPGEKLGISIRGGARGHAGNPFDPTDEGIFISKVSSCGAAARDGRLKVGMRILEVGNHSLLGMTHTEAVRVLRGTGDTLVMLVCDGFDPRNVAGMEASPGIIANPFAAGIVRKNSMESISSIDRDLSPEEMEIMQKEVEMVRETSQWEREEMEKVERMRLEREAATRLLEEETESMSTGPLKLDYKTLAALPTTSLQRVNRLTSSFTESHPMETALQARPSGSIEALCFETAHATLYHVDTPDSSSLYPIATSEAPRQSAAMPQDPSPAPTVPQETQEEECLVDSQPICFKENPFLVANRKNKGRPLEERILSGLPTGYGRQGNLQTWLYNKSPSADPPRIDSPVREPLYSPGSQLPSFRQSSPSTPVAQGRETRFANIHSSSNVTPKDSSATKPGAIQPISRVRPPASPVGQDGHSSPNPFQHGPSPVNSQTTPRAPSPDTFNEFPINVKQAYKAFAAVPHSMAVLEPSQDLYGQRNNFHPKQKLSEPEECNEVFIDEGEGAGLSPRPSLLSDRREYRNMAAVPRLSRPSLESQPPTSVGRGTPEQRSFRDRQKYFEIDVKQQIPDNKPKPRVSLVGEDDLKKMKEEEAKRIEQRAREYLLDEDEDDDEEDLPKQLAQVKAQGKVILDGVEYKVESLSGHSPTPPRQCSTPPNYSATPPSYCGSSGTSSVDGRGDSQRNSMEDSFRLEQRPNSMTGLIPVYPGESAAPIRTAKAERRHQDRIRMQSPELSVASDKELSPAEKRALEAEKRAMWRAARPYGLEEDVRLYEQDLAKRLYQSRVRASLDSAPAPPSTCSSSSEPRMKSLEQDALKAQMVIAKSKDGRKRGTLDQLAESPSPAPTPSPTPMEDFSPRAVTSPGRLSPDATDVRFNNDASTSPGSFLG, encoded by the exons ccCTTCTTCAGACTCCTGAACCTGCGAAAGCTGGGCCTGAGTGACAATGAGATCCAGAGACTTCCTCCTGAGGTGGCCAACTTCATGCAGCTGGTAGAGCTGGACATCTCTCGAAATG ACATTCCTGAGATCCCCGAGACCATTAAGTTCTGTAAGGCGCTGGAGATTGCAGACTTCAGTGGAAACCCCCTCTCCAG ATTACCTGATGGCTTTACACAGCTTAGAGCACTAGCCCACCTTGCACTCAATGATGTGTCACTACAATCACTACCGAACGACATTGGAAA CTTGGCTAACCTGGTAACCCTGGAGCTGAGGGAGAACCTACTGAAGTCTTTACCCAC CTCACTGTCCTTCCTGGTTAAACTGGAACAGCTTGATTTGGGCAGCAATCAACTGGAAGTATTG CCGGACGCACTAGGGGCACTGCCCAACCTCCGAGAGCTGTGGTTGGACAGGAACCAACTTTCTTCACTCCCATCA GACCTGGGAGGTTTGCGACGTTTGGTGTGTCTGGATGTTTCGGAGAACCGGCTCACAGAGTTGCCCTCCGAGATCAGCGGCCTCATCGCCctcactgacctgctgctttCGCAAAACCATCTAGAGGCCATGCCTGACAGCATCG GCTCTTTAAAGCAACTGTCAATCTTCAAAGTGGACCAGAACCGCATGGTGCGTCTAACAGATTCGATAGGCGAATGTGAGAACCTCACAGAACTGATGCTGACCGAGAATCTGCTACAG TCTCTTCCTAGTTCTCTGGGAAAGCTAAAGAAGCTGACCAACCTGAACGTGGACCGTAACCGCTTGAGCAGCGTCCCATCTGAATTAGGTGGTTGTGCCAGTCTCAGCGTGCTCTCACTTAGAGACAACCGTGTAGGCAAGCTGCCTGCTGAGCTCGCAAACGCTACTGAGCTACACGTTTTAGATGTGGCAGGCAACAG GTTGCAGAACCTGCCCTTCTCGCTAGCCAATCTGAACCTCAAGGCCATGTGGCTGGCAGAGAACCAGTCGCAACCCATGCTCAAGTTTCAGACCGAGGATGACGAGCGGACAGGAGAGAAGGTCCTCACCTGCTACCTGCTGCCCCAGCAGCCTTCATCCAGCTTAG AGAACCTGCTGCAAAGCAGTGTAGACGAAAGCTGGCCCACAGACACTAATCTGAACAGAGTGTCCGTCATCCAGTTCCAAGACCAAACCAAGCCCGATGAGGAAGATGACGAGACCGCGGCAGAGAGACGG CAGGGCCTGCAGCGGCGAGCCACCCCTCATCCTAGTGAGCTGAAGGTGATGAAGAATGTAATCGAAGCCAGAAGAAATGAGGCTTACACGGCTAAGCCTGATGAAGACCTGGACTCCCCGGGCACTGag GAGAAACGTATGAGTGGATTGTCCAATCAGAGCCATGACTCCCAGGTCTCTAACAGCACTGCCTCGGCTAACTCTCATGAAGAGGCGCGGAAAGTAAACGGCATTGAGGCAGAGCATGTTGGAAGGCATGAGCACGAACAGGAAGATGAGGACGATGAAGCAGAATACACTGAG CCCACTGTGCACTTTGCTGAGGAGCCCATTATCCGCGGCGGTGATGAAGACGACGACGATGAAAACGATGATGACGAGGATGGTGAGCGTAGCGACGACGAGGCCCGCTCGGCTCCTTTCCCTGCTGAGAAACAGCGCCTCATCCGCAAAGACACGCCACACTACAAGAAGCACTTCAAGATCACCAAACTGCCCAAACCCGAGGCCGTAGCCGCGTTACTAGAGGGCTTCAGCTCTGACGCCCAAACATCAGCCTCACGAATACCCACCGATGAGAAAGATGGAGGGGGGGACGAAGAAGAAGACGAcgatgaggaagaggagggaaCATCAGTAAACACTCCTCTGTTACGGAGACTGGAAGCTGCAGAGCAAGAGGACAGCAGGCTGAGTCAGGTGAACAGCTCGCTGCAGCCAGTGAAG GGGGTGTCATTTGATCAAGTCAATAATCTGCTGATTGAGCCTGCTCGAATTGAGGAGGAAGAG CTGGTCCTGAGCATCCTGAGACAAACTGGTGGATTAGGCATCAGTATAGCTGGGGGTAAAGGATCCACTCCTTACAAGGGAGATGATGAG gGTATCTTTATTTCCCGAGTGTCAGAAGAGGGACCAGCTGCACGAGCTGGGGTCAAAGTGGGAGACAAATTACTTGAG GTAAACGATGTAGATCTTCAGGGGGCAGAGCACCACACGGCGGTGGAGGCCTTGCGGAGTTCAGGAGCGGCGGTGACCATGATTGTACTGCGTGAGCGGATGGTAGAGCCTGAGAACCCTATCACCACTACACCCCTGAGACCAGAGGATGATTACTTCCCCCGGGAGAGGAGGTCCACCGGCCTTCCATTCAACCTGGAGCCTGGATCCACCGCTATTAACACGGGCCCCTGCCAACGTCTGGCCACCTGCTTAATCCGGAACGACAAGGGTTTAGGCTTCAGCATTGCGGGGGGAAAAGGCTCCACACCATATCGCACAGGAGACGTG GGAATCTTCATCTCTCGCATTGCTGAAGGAGGTGCAGCACATAGAGACAACATCCTTCACGTGGGAGACAGAGTCATATCA ATCAATGGTGTAGACATGACAGAAGCCAGACATGACCAAGCAGTAGCGCTGCTTACCGGCACTTCCCCCACCATCTCACTGCTAGTGGAGCGGGAACAAGCGAGCACGGGCGGCTCCCCGGGCCGAGCGCGCTCCCACTCGCCACCACCTCCGGAGCCCTCAGACTCACCAGAGCAAGACGAGACCGGAGATGAACGCCTGGGAAACCATCTTAGCTGTCCTATGGAGGACGAGTACCCCATAGAg GAAGTGATGCTGGTTAAAACAGGTGGTCCTCTGGGTCTAAGCATCGTGGGGGGCAGTGACCATGCGAGCCACCCATTCGGCATCAGTGAACCtggagtttttatttcaaag GTGATCCCTCATGGCTTGGCTTGTCAGAGCGGTTTACGTGTAGGTGACCGTATCCTGGAGGTAAACTCCATCGACCTGCGACACGCCACCCACCAGGAGGCCGTCAAAGCCCTGCTCTCCAACAACAAAGAGATCCGCATGCTAGTGCGCAGAGACCCCTCGCCCCCTGGCATGCAG GACATTATGATTTGCAAGCAGCCTGGAGAGAAGCTGGGCATCAGCATCCGAGGAGGAGCCAGAGGACACGCGGGCAACCCCTTCGATCCAACAGATGAAGGCATCTTCATCTCCAAG GTGAGCTCTTGCGGTGCCGCAGCACGAGATGGCCGTCTGAAAGTGGGTATGAGAATCCTGGAGGTGGGCAATCACAGTCTCCTTGGTATGACTCATACGGAGGCAGTCAGAGTCTTGCGTGGCACTGGAGATACCCTGGTTATGCTGGTGTGTGATGGCTTCGACCCCAGAAACGTCGCAGGCATGGAG GCATCTCCAGGTATCATCGCAAACCCGTTCGCTGCTGGAATCGTTCGGAAGAACAGCATGGAGAGCATCTCCTCTATAGACCGAGACCTGAGCCCAGAGGAAATGGAAATCATGCAGAAG GAGGTTGAGATGGTGAGAGAGACGTCTCAGTGGGAGCGGGAGGAGATGGAGAAAGTG GAGCGTATGCGCTTGGAACGTGAAGCGGCTACTCGTCTGCTCGAGGAAGAGACTGAG aGCATGAGCACTGGACCTCTGAAACTTGACTACAAAACACTGGCAGCTCTTCCCACAACCAGCCTCCAGAGAGTCAATCGG CTAACTTCTTCCTTTACTGAATCTCATCCCATGGAGACTGCTCTTCAGGCCAGGCCATCTGGCTCTATAGAAGCCCTGTGCTTTGAGACAGCTCACGCAACCCTGTACCATGTAGATACCCCTGACTCATCCTCACTGTACCCAATTGCGACCTCAGAAGCACCCAGACAATCTGCAGCTATGCCGCAGGACCCCAGTCCAGCACCCACAGTCCCACAGGAAACACAGGAAGAGGAGTGTCTTGTGGACTCTCAGCCTATTTGTTTCAAAGAAAATCCCTTCCTGGTAGCTAATCGTAAGAACAAGGGCCGCCCCCTTGAGGAGCGCATCCTTTCAGGGCTGCCCACAGGCTATGGCAGGCAGGGGAACCTTCAGACCTGGTTGTATAATAAG AGTCCATCAGCTGATCCCCCAAGAATTGATAGTCCTGTCCGGGAGCCACTTTATTCCCCAGGTTCTCAACTG CCATCATTTCGCCAGTCCTCACCCTCAACCCCTGTTGCACAAGGCAGGGAGACCCGATTT GcaaacattcattcatcttccaaTGTGACTCCCAAGGACAGTTCAGCT acCAAGCCTGGTGCCATCCAGCCCATCTCACGGGTACGGCCTCCTGCCTCTCCAGTCGGTCAGGATGGACACAGTAGTCCCAACCCTTTCCAGCATGGCCCTTCCCCCGTCAACTCCCAGACCACT CCTCGGGCCCCATCCCCAGAtactttcaacgaatttcccATCAATGTCAAGCAGGCATATAAGGCGTTTGCTGCTGTGCCCCACTCCATGGCTGTGCTGGAGCCCTCACAG GATCTCTATGGTCAGAGGAACaactttcacccaaagcaaaaaCTGTCAGAG CCAGAGGAGTGTAATGAAGTGTTTATAGATGAGGGTGAAGGAGCGGGCCTCAGCCCTCGCCCCTCCCTCTTATCTGATCGCCGTGAGTACAGGAACATGGCAGCTGTGCCACGTCTGTCCCGCCCCTCCCTGGAGTCACAG CCCCCCACATCTGTCGGGAGAGGTACCCCGGAGCAGCGGTCtttcagagacagacagaagtaCTTTGAGATCGATGTGAAGCAGCAGATACCAGACAACAAACCCAAACCTCGCGTTTCTCTTGTAGGAGAGGACGACctgaaaaaaatgaaggaaGAAGAAG CCAAGAGAATTGAGCAGCGAGCACGGGAGTATCTGctggatgaggatgaggatgatgatgaggaagatTTGCCGAAGCAGTTGGCACAGGTGAAGGCCCAGGGCAAGGTTATTCTGGATGGCGTAGAGTACAAGGTTGAGTCTCTGAGCGGCCACTCTCCTACTCCTCCCAGGCAATGCTCAACACCTCCAAACTACAGTGCCACGCCTCCCAGCTACTGTGGCAGCTCAGG GACTTCCTCTGTAGATGGTAGGGGTGATTCCCAGCGCAACTCAATGGAAGATAGCTTCAGACTGGAGCAGAGACCCAACTCCATGACTgg TCTGATCCCTGTGTACCCCGGCGAGTCCGCAGCTCCCATCCGTACTGCCAAGGCTGAGCGCCGGCACCAGGACAGGATTCGTATGCAGAGCCCGGAGCTCAGTGTGGCCTCAGATAAGGAACTTTCCCCTGCGGAGAAACGGGCCCTAGAGGCAGAGAAGAGAGCCATGTGGAGGGCAGCCAG